The following coding sequences are from one Candidatus Nitronereus thalassa window:
- the rplW gene encoding 50S ribosomal protein L23 has product MKRDPFDVLVKPLLTEKITGLQEQANRVAFLVKKDATKIEVRKAVESALKVKVKSVNVMVVMGKKKRQGRFLGKRPDWKKAIVTLREGEKLELYESA; this is encoded by the coding sequence ATGAAGCGCGATCCCTTTGACGTACTTGTGAAGCCGCTGTTGACTGAAAAAATCACCGGACTTCAAGAGCAGGCGAACCGGGTGGCATTTTTGGTGAAGAAGGATGCTACGAAGATAGAGGTAAGAAAGGCCGTGGAGTCGGCCTTAAAAGTCAAAGTTAAGAGTGTCAATGTGATGGTCGTTATGGGGAAGAAAAAGCGGCAGGGCCGTTTTCTTGGAAAACGTCCAGACTGGAAAAAAGCCATTGTGACGCTACGTGAGGGTGAAAAGCTGGAACTGTATGAAAGTGCCTAA
- the rplB gene encoding 50S ribosomal protein L2 codes for MAIKSYRPTSPGRRGMTAIVGEKLSSDRPEKKLTKKQGQSGGRNNQGRITSRFRGGGHKRLYRQIDFRRNKFGIPAKVARIEYDPNRSARIALLHYADGEKRYILSPVDLVVGATVQSGTDADIRPGNALPISAMPLGTVIHNIELKPGKGGQLARSAGSSAQVMGREGHYIQVRLTSGEMRRILGTCMATVGQVGNLDHEKINVGKAGRSRWLGKMPHVRGVVMNPVDHPHGGGEGKAGQGNPHPVSPWGMPTKGFKTRKKKKDSSKFIISRRSK; via the coding sequence ATGGCAATCAAATCATACAGACCCACATCGCCAGGCCGTAGAGGTATGACGGCGATTGTTGGCGAAAAATTGTCATCTGATCGTCCTGAAAAAAAACTTACGAAGAAGCAGGGGCAGTCTGGGGGGCGGAATAATCAGGGCCGCATCACAAGTCGATTTCGTGGGGGTGGTCATAAGCGTCTGTATCGACAAATTGATTTTAGGCGCAATAAATTTGGTATTCCTGCGAAAGTGGCCCGTATTGAATATGATCCCAATAGATCTGCCAGGATTGCGTTGCTTCATTATGCCGATGGGGAGAAGCGATATATTCTTTCTCCCGTTGATTTAGTGGTTGGTGCCACGGTGCAATCCGGGACTGATGCCGATATTCGGCCTGGAAATGCGCTTCCAATTTCGGCTATGCCATTAGGGACGGTCATTCATAATATTGAACTTAAGCCAGGAAAGGGTGGCCAATTAGCGAGAAGTGCGGGATCTTCGGCGCAAGTGATGGGGCGTGAAGGCCATTATATTCAAGTCCGTTTAACTTCTGGGGAAATGCGGAGAATCTTGGGTACGTGTATGGCCACCGTTGGGCAAGTGGGTAACTTGGATCATGAGAAAATCAATGTCGGGAAGGCTGGACGTTCTCGGTGGTTAGGGAAGATGCCGCATGTGCGTGGTGTGGTGATGAACCCGGTTGATCATCCTCATGGTGGTGGTGAAGGTAAAGCCGGCCAAGGGAATCCTCATCCAGTTTCCCCTTGGGGAATGCCGACCAAGGGGTTCAAGACCCGCAAAAAGAAAAAGGATTCGTCTAAATTTATTATTTCACGGCGGAGTAAATAG
- the fusA gene encoding elongation factor G, translating to MSRGYPLERTRNIGIMAHIDAGKTTTTERILFYTGVSHRIGEVHEGAAQMDWMEQERERGITITSAATTCFWKDHRINIIDTPGHVDFTVEVERSLRVLDGAVAVFDSVMGVEPQSETVWRQADKYHVPRIAFLNKMDRVGADFFNSIQTIIDRLGANPIPIQLPIGKEADFLGVIDLVSMKAIVWNDESLGASYEVGEIPSDLLSMAEEYREKMLEAVAEFDEVLLERYLNGETLNEAEIKRAIRMGTNQLKVTPVLCGTAFKNKGVQTLLDAVVDLLPSPLDVPEVEGVHPDSGEVMHRKANDDEPFSALAFKIMTDPFAGQLTYFRVYSGKLETGSYVYNVTQGRRERIGRLLKMHANKREDIDVVYSGDIAAAVGMKGARTGDTLADEKKQILLEVIKFPEPVISMAVEPKTKQDLEKLGFSLEKLAQEDPSFHVRTDDETGQTIISGMGELHLEIIVDRLVREFKVQANVGKPEVAYRETIRKKGEAEGKYIKQSGGRGQYGHVVLNVEPSEPGIGLEFVNKIVGGIIPREYIPAVEKGVKERMETGVLAGYPMRDVRVTLFDGSFHEVDSNEMAFKIAGSMAFESACKKADPALLEPIMKVEVLVPQEFMGDVIGDLNSRRGKVRGMQSRAGSQAVDAAVPLSEMFGYSTSLRSKTQGRATYSMEFEQYDIVPKLISEQIMGKQRGES from the coding sequence TTGAGTCGAGGATACCCATTAGAGCGGACCCGTAATATTGGCATTATGGCGCATATTGATGCCGGTAAAACGACCACAACTGAGCGAATTTTGTTTTATACCGGTGTGTCTCACCGCATTGGAGAGGTGCATGAAGGCGCGGCTCAGATGGACTGGATGGAGCAGGAGCGTGAGCGTGGGATTACCATTACCTCTGCTGCCACCACCTGTTTTTGGAAAGATCATCGCATCAATATAATTGACACTCCAGGGCACGTCGATTTTACCGTGGAAGTTGAGCGTTCTCTTCGAGTGTTGGATGGGGCTGTGGCCGTATTTGATTCCGTCATGGGTGTGGAACCCCAGTCTGAGACTGTTTGGCGACAAGCGGACAAGTATCATGTCCCGCGAATTGCTTTTTTAAATAAAATGGATCGGGTGGGTGCGGATTTCTTTAACAGTATTCAGACCATTATCGATCGTCTTGGGGCCAATCCCATTCCCATTCAATTACCAATTGGGAAAGAGGCGGATTTTCTTGGCGTGATTGACCTGGTCTCAATGAAGGCCATTGTGTGGAATGATGAATCCCTTGGCGCTAGCTATGAAGTGGGGGAGATTCCCTCTGATCTGTTGTCGATGGCCGAAGAATATCGTGAAAAAATGCTGGAGGCTGTGGCTGAATTCGACGAAGTTTTACTTGAGCGTTACCTCAATGGGGAAACCCTCAATGAAGCTGAGATAAAGCGGGCTATTCGTATGGGGACGAATCAGCTAAAGGTAACTCCGGTCTTGTGTGGCACGGCTTTTAAAAATAAGGGCGTTCAGACTTTGTTGGATGCCGTGGTTGACCTGTTGCCCTCGCCGTTGGATGTTCCTGAGGTTGAAGGGGTGCACCCAGACTCTGGGGAGGTCATGCATCGAAAAGCCAATGATGATGAACCATTCTCCGCCCTTGCTTTTAAGATTATGACGGACCCCTTTGCTGGTCAGTTGACATACTTCCGTGTCTATTCTGGGAAATTAGAAACAGGTTCCTATGTCTATAATGTGACGCAGGGAAGGCGTGAGCGCATCGGTCGGCTCCTGAAGATGCATGCCAATAAGCGCGAAGATATTGATGTAGTGTATTCCGGGGATATTGCGGCCGCCGTGGGAATGAAGGGTGCACGGACAGGGGACACATTGGCTGATGAGAAGAAGCAAATCCTGTTAGAGGTAATTAAATTTCCTGAGCCAGTCATCTCTATGGCAGTGGAACCAAAAACCAAGCAAGATTTGGAGAAACTTGGATTTTCCTTGGAAAAGCTTGCTCAGGAGGATCCTTCATTTCATGTTCGCACTGATGACGAAACAGGCCAGACAATTATTTCTGGTATGGGGGAGTTGCATTTAGAGATTATTGTCGATCGGTTGGTCCGAGAATTTAAGGTTCAGGCAAATGTGGGGAAGCCTGAAGTTGCCTACCGTGAAACGATCCGTAAGAAGGGCGAAGCCGAAGGGAAATATATCAAGCAGTCTGGGGGGCGCGGCCAGTATGGTCATGTCGTACTAAACGTGGAGCCGTCAGAACCTGGGATTGGTCTTGAGTTTGTTAATAAAATTGTTGGGGGAATCATCCCGAGGGAATATATCCCAGCTGTCGAAAAGGGCGTGAAAGAGCGGATGGAGACTGGGGTATTAGCCGGGTATCCCATGCGTGATGTGCGTGTGACGTTGTTCGACGGTTCATTTCATGAAGTGGATTCCAATGAAATGGCCTTTAAGATTGCTGGGTCAATGGCCTTTGAGAGCGCTTGTAAAAAAGCTGATCCTGCCTTGCTTGAGCCAATTATGAAAGTTGAAGTGTTGGTGCCGCAAGAGTTCATGGGGGATGTCATTGGAGATTTAAATTCCCGGAGAGGTAAGGTTCGGGGGATGCAGTCCCGTGCAGGATCTCAAGCGGTGGATGCCGCGGTCCCTTTGAGCGAAATGTTTGGATATTCCACTTCGCTTCGGTCAAAAACTCAAGGGCGTGCCACCTATTCAATGGAATTTGAGCAATATGATATCGTCCCAAAGCTGATTTCCGAGCAAATCATGGGGAAGCAGCGCGGCGAGTCGTAA
- the rplC gene encoding 50S ribosomal protein L3, with protein sequence MSGGLLGKKLGMTQVYDAERRLYPVTVVEAGPCDVTAVKTLDRDGYEAIQLGYREVQERKLTKAQIGHLRASGSKKLWKSLREFRGSSDKQIGDTVSVDLFENGELVDVQGVSRGKGFQGVMKRHNFGGGPATHGSMFHRAPGSVGASSFPSRVWRGKRLPGHMGAQRVTVRGLKIVEVRPEENLLLIFGAVPGPPGGYVVIQKVRKK encoded by the coding sequence ATGAGTGGTGGATTGTTGGGAAAAAAATTGGGGATGACTCAGGTGTATGATGCAGAGCGTCGTCTTTACCCTGTGACGGTGGTAGAAGCGGGTCCTTGTGATGTTACCGCTGTCAAAACATTGGACCGAGATGGGTATGAAGCCATTCAATTGGGATATCGCGAGGTGCAGGAACGAAAGTTGACTAAGGCTCAAATTGGTCATCTTCGGGCATCTGGTAGTAAGAAGCTCTGGAAATCTTTAAGGGAGTTTCGTGGTTCATCAGACAAGCAAATTGGGGATACCGTATCCGTTGATTTGTTTGAAAACGGTGAGTTGGTCGATGTGCAAGGGGTATCCAGGGGGAAGGGTTTTCAGGGTGTGATGAAACGCCACAATTTTGGTGGTGGGCCAGCTACTCATGGATCCATGTTTCATCGTGCTCCAGGTTCTGTTGGTGCGAGTTCTTTTCCTTCAAGAGTGTGGAGAGGAAAGAGGCTTCCTGGCCATATGGGTGCCCAACGAGTGACAGTTCGTGGTTTGAAAATTGTTGAAGTGCGCCCAGAGGAAAACCTTCTGTTAATTTTTGGAGCAGTTCCCGGACCTCCTGGTGGCTATGTTGTCATTCAGAAGGTTCGGAAAAAGTAA
- the rpsL gene encoding 30S ribosomal protein S12, which yields MPTVNQLVRKGRKAPKFKSKSPALNRCPQRRGVCLRVYTTTPKKPNSALRKVARVRLTTGVEVTTYIPGMGHNLQEHSIVLLRGGRVKDLPGVRYHLVRGALDAVGVANRKQGRSKYGAKKPK from the coding sequence ATGCCGACAGTGAATCAGTTGGTTCGTAAAGGTCGAAAGGCCCCAAAATTTAAAAGTAAAAGCCCGGCCTTGAATCGCTGTCCGCAACGACGTGGGGTCTGCTTGCGGGTGTATACCACGACACCAAAGAAGCCGAATTCGGCTTTGCGAAAAGTTGCGAGGGTTCGTTTGACGACTGGGGTGGAGGTGACCACCTATATTCCAGGTATGGGGCATAACCTTCAGGAGCATTCTATCGTGCTTCTTCGTGGAGGCCGTGTGAAGGATTTGCCAGGTGTACGATATCATTTGGTTCGTGGTGCGTTGGATGCTGTGGGTGTGGCCAATCGAAAACAAGGCCGATCCAAGTATGGGGCCAAGAAGCCAAAGTAG
- the tuf gene encoding elongation factor Tu produces MAKSKFDRKKPHLNVGTIGHVDHGKTTLTSALTKVMGDKGMANYVSYDQVAKASESQGRRDPTKILTIAISHVEYESDNRHYAHVDCPGHADYVKNMITGAAQMDGAILVVSAADGPMPQTREHILLARQVGVPYIVVFLNKADKVEDPELLELVELEVRELLSKYQFPGDDVPIITGSAIKAIEGDTSDIGVPSIIKLLEAIDTYIPTPERAIDKPFLMPIEDVFTISGRGTVVTGRVERGRVKVGDEIEIVGLGNTQTTTVTGVEMFRKVLDDGQAGDNIGALLRGTKKDEVERGMVLAKPKSITPHTKFKAEVYVLTKEEGGRHTPFFNGYRPQFYFRTTDVTGIVQLNEGVEMVMPGDNTTFTGELISPIAMEQGLRFAVREGGRTVGAGVVTEILA; encoded by the coding sequence ATGGCGAAGTCGAAATTTGATCGGAAGAAGCCGCATTTGAATGTGGGGACGATTGGGCACGTTGACCATGGGAAGACGACCCTGACCTCAGCCTTAACGAAGGTGATGGGGGATAAGGGGATGGCCAACTATGTCTCCTATGATCAAGTGGCCAAGGCGAGTGAATCGCAAGGGCGACGGGATCCGACCAAAATCCTGACCATAGCCATCTCGCATGTGGAATATGAAAGCGACAATCGGCATTACGCGCATGTGGACTGTCCGGGGCATGCCGACTACGTCAAGAACATGATAACCGGGGCGGCCCAAATGGATGGCGCCATCCTCGTGGTATCGGCTGCTGATGGGCCCATGCCGCAAACCCGCGAACATATTCTGTTGGCCCGGCAAGTGGGGGTGCCCTATATCGTCGTCTTTTTAAACAAAGCGGATAAAGTCGAAGATCCCGAGCTGTTGGAATTAGTGGAGCTGGAAGTGCGGGAATTGCTCTCGAAGTATCAATTCCCCGGCGATGACGTGCCCATTATTACGGGCTCGGCCATCAAAGCCATCGAAGGGGACACCAGTGACATCGGCGTACCTTCCATCATAAAGCTCTTGGAAGCGATTGACACCTACATTCCTACTCCCGAGCGCGCCATTGATAAACCCTTCCTGATGCCCATCGAAGATGTGTTTACCATCAGTGGCCGTGGGACCGTGGTCACGGGCCGGGTGGAGCGGGGGCGAGTGAAGGTGGGCGATGAAATTGAAATTGTCGGGTTAGGCAACACACAAACCACCACCGTGACTGGGGTGGAAATGTTCCGGAAAGTCTTAGATGACGGGCAAGCGGGGGATAATATTGGGGCGTTATTGCGGGGCACCAAAAAAGACGAAGTGGAGCGGGGCATGGTGTTAGCCAAGCCGAAGAGTATCACTCCACATACGAAGTTTAAGGCTGAGGTGTATGTGTTGACCAAGGAAGAAGGGGGGCGGCATACCCCGTTTTTCAATGGTTATCGTCCGCAGTTTTATTTCCGCACGACGGATGTGACGGGGATCGTGCAATTGAATGAAGGGGTGGAGATGGTGATGCCGGGGGACAACACGACGTTTACGGGAGAGTTGATCTCGCCGATTGCGATGGAACAGGGGTTGCGGTTTGCGGTTCGTGAAGGCGGGCGCACGGTGGGCGCCGGCGTGGTGACGGAAATTTTGGCATAG
- the rpsG gene encoding 30S ribosomal protein S7 yields the protein MARGQSAGHRTPPPDSKFRDALVGKFINILMSRGKKSTAQAVCYGAFEMVESKTGGDPLKVFHAALGNVKPMVEVKSRRVGGASYQVPVEIRPVRQMALAFRWIKQSALSRSGRSMEEKLAAELMDAANSAGAAVKKRDETHRMAEANRAFAHYRW from the coding sequence ATGGCACGTGGACAAAGCGCAGGGCATAGAACACCACCCCCAGATTCAAAGTTTCGCGACGCTTTGGTCGGGAAATTTATCAATATATTGATGAGTCGTGGAAAGAAGAGTACGGCCCAGGCAGTATGTTATGGCGCCTTTGAAATGGTGGAATCAAAGACGGGTGGTGATCCACTGAAAGTATTTCATGCCGCCCTCGGTAATGTGAAGCCGATGGTGGAGGTGAAGTCTCGTCGGGTGGGTGGTGCTTCGTACCAGGTTCCTGTTGAAATTCGTCCGGTTCGGCAGATGGCGCTCGCCTTTCGCTGGATTAAGCAGAGTGCGCTTTCTCGGTCTGGTCGTAGTATGGAAGAGAAGCTTGCCGCTGAATTAATGGATGCGGCCAATAGCGCCGGTGCTGCAGTTAAGAAGCGTGATGAAACGCATCGAATGGCTGAAGCGAATCGGGCGTTTGCTCATTATCGTTGGTGA
- the rplD gene encoding 50S ribosomal protein L4 — MATIKVLDTGKKAAGSVELNDSVFGVPVKVPLVHSAVVMQRASLRQGTSSTKGRGEVSGTGKKPWKQKHTGRARAGSNRSPVWRHGGIVFGPRPRTYDYSIPKKMYRGAMQSALSSKQSAGELSIVSELSLSEAKTKQLSTMLSKLGLGRSALLVAGEENINLFRAARNLKDVRAVVPSEMTVYDVLRYESLVIVKDQLDKVQELWS; from the coding sequence ATGGCTACTATTAAGGTTTTAGATACAGGGAAGAAGGCTGCTGGCTCCGTTGAATTAAATGATTCTGTATTTGGGGTTCCTGTTAAAGTTCCTCTTGTTCATTCCGCTGTGGTGATGCAGCGTGCTTCGCTTCGGCAGGGAACATCCAGCACAAAGGGGCGTGGTGAAGTCAGCGGCACCGGAAAGAAGCCATGGAAGCAAAAGCATACTGGTCGGGCCAGGGCTGGATCTAATCGATCGCCGGTGTGGAGGCATGGTGGAATAGTTTTTGGTCCTCGTCCCCGCACCTACGATTATTCCATACCGAAAAAAATGTATCGTGGGGCTATGCAAAGTGCTTTATCCTCCAAGCAATCTGCAGGCGAATTATCGATTGTTTCAGAGTTGTCGCTCTCTGAGGCTAAGACAAAGCAGCTTTCGACGATGTTGTCCAAGTTGGGTTTGGGGCGTTCGGCTTTGTTGGTGGCAGGAGAAGAGAACATCAATCTCTTCCGTGCTGCACGAAATTTGAAAGATGTGAGGGCCGTTGTCCCCAGTGAAATGACCGTTTACGATGTCCTACGTTACGAGTCCTTGGTTATTGTGAAAGATCAGCTGGATAAAGTTCAGGAGTTATGGTCATGA
- the rpsJ gene encoding 30S ribosomal protein S10 translates to MDQRIRIRLKGFDYRILDQSAREIVDTVKQTGARVAGPVPLPTRIEKFTIQRSTHADKKSREQFEIRTYKRLLDILEPTPDTMDALMKLSLAAGVDVEIKL, encoded by the coding sequence GTGGATCAGCGAATTCGTATCCGGTTGAAAGGGTTTGATTACCGGATTCTTGATCAGTCAGCGCGTGAAATTGTCGATACGGTTAAGCAGACTGGTGCGAGAGTGGCTGGCCCTGTTCCGCTTCCTACCCGAATTGAAAAGTTTACGATTCAGCGTTCGACTCATGCTGACAAAAAATCAAGAGAGCAATTTGAAATTCGAACCTATAAGCGATTGCTGGATATTCTTGAGCCAACTCCAGACACGATGGATGCTCTAATGAAATTAAGTTTGGCTGCCGGAGTGGATGTCGAGATTAAATTGTGA